Below is a window of Neodiprion virginianus isolate iyNeoVirg1 chromosome 4, iyNeoVirg1.1, whole genome shotgun sequence DNA.
TCCGTAGCTCGTCcggatttttgaaatttcgaccGGTCGAGACTTGTTTCTAGCGCCGCGCGGCAGCATCTCACATTTCACGCACGTGTGATAACATGGTCATAACAACGCATTTAGCGGTATTTATTAAAGAAAAGCCTCTTAGCGTGACTTTGTCCCACGGACTACTGTAAATCTGCTTTATTCTAATAGTTGATCTTCCCTAACCTCAGGATATCAATCTCAAAATAAACGAGCTTTTCTACTCAGAACTTTATTCAATACATCAACAActagtttttatttatttggcGTCTTATAAATTGAGCATTAATgtatattctttttcattttcgccATCTACCAACGTAGTTTGGATTCCGCCGAGATGTGCCGCTATTTTTACTTTTGATTACCTTAGGTGATATCAGAAGAGTATTCGTTTCAGacgaaaatcactttttctaatttcaacgaatgcTTAGGTTTTACGATCTTCTAGAATCCGAAAAACAAGTCTTGTGACATATGTCGGTTTGTCCGATAAACTCTTGCGATAATCTCAGAgacgaatcgatgaaaaaattggaaacttACAGGATTTTATAATCAAATGATGGGTATCAAAAATTGCCATGTCCCGTTTAATTGGAACTTCCAGTTCTACCTGAAATTAACCGATTCCACCGATTCTTAATgtttaatcgaaaaaatctATAGTATCTCTTTTTTATTACTCTTCCTAAATCAACAATCATGTTTTTCTaagtttattaattttaccaAATCTTACCGTCTGTCGGCCTATCGACTTGTCCGGACAAACTACCGTGATGATTTCGGAAACCTCGAAAACACGATGTGCGTTGCCAGCCGATGCCACTAGTTGTCTACAGGCATGCTCCAGTACCAAATAGATGGCGTTAATAGTCATATGATACGATAATATGTATTAACATGGAATGATCGCACGCTACGTTACTAATAGTTATCGCCTGTGACTAACAACGCATATGAATGTCACTCACGGCATTTGCAATCAGTAGCGTTACAACAAGCGGGTAGTGTTGTGTTTGTCGGACgttttttatgtaaataaataatagtttTCATGGTGAAGTTTAATACACTTACCGATTacgaaagaaataaatctATGATCTGGTGACATTAATTAACGGTATGTAGTGATTTATTTTACcacaatgaaaaatatatcagaTTCTATTCTTCGTCATACACTAATTTATCTTATCAGTTTTTAAACTTTAAGTAcaaaaaatctgatttcatcatcattcgatttatttcatttatattattgtCTGAATGCATACTTAAACGTACCGCATCTAAAAATCTCTGTCTTTTAAGTCCCACTGGACATTCCACTCTTCATATTgtaagagaataaaaaaaaaaatggtatttACCGGAAAAATTTAATCTGCTTTGTTGCAGCCATAACTTCTCCTGTAGCATGGTTTCAAAGAATTGTTTATTGAATTactttactttattttcaagGTGAAAACACTGTCATTATGCAGAGTATTGGTATATTTCTCGTGGTGCCGCTACTCCTCATAAATTTCAGCCAAGCCTCATCTCCAACACTTCCATCACTACAACCTATTGTCATTAATGGCAATTATTCAACAACTTATACGAGGGAAATAAACACTTACATTGAATATGTGTTTGTGTACAGTGAAAGCAATGTAATTATTCTGTATATTGAATTCAGTATTGTAGAAaatcagaatttttattacttcacACATACAGTAAAGAATGTACCAATTGTACTGTTCatattttgtaacaaaatttcacTGGTTGTAGATAACATCTTTAGATGGTGCTCGTATAACAGTTCAGAGCAATGCCAACAGCAGTCTTCCTTTAATTGTTGTCGTTCGTCAACAAAAGGGAATCTTGTCTTGGCAAATTCCCCTGTTTGTTAAAACTGTCGATGATGTTCTCAAATACAACACAACAAGTCGAACATTGTGTCCAACAAATGATTATCAAAGATTGGGCTCTAAAGACCAAAATGAATTCGTAACTGTTAGTATTTCGACTGCAAGTATATCAAACATCAGCTTCAGCATGAGTGTCTTTCCATCTAATGACTTCTATATGCAGTaagttataaattattttatataattgtaACATCTTGCCATAACTACCTTTGTTCCTTGTTAACACCTGATAGAGGGTTTGATCATATTTGCGTTAGAAAAccattgaaataataacaaagtgaaacaattttaattttagcCCTGGAGAGATTAGAAATGTAATTATCTCCCCGGCAGAACCAATTTATTATGGGTTCAAATTTTCTGGAGAAATGGAAAGTTCTTCGGTATTGATGCAAGTGGAGTCTGATAGCGATACCTGCATGACAGTCTCCATTCAGAATATTTCAGTGAGTGCACTCCATTAAaggcatgtttttttttaattaatttggATGTGGATCATTTACCTTCAgctcaaaaaattttatatgatTTTGGACTTGATATGTAATCTGTATAAACAGGCATAGTGGAACCTCGTTATTGCACAGCTGACCTGAGTGTCTGTCTTATAGCGAAGATCTTACTCTTCTGCAGTTCATTCGGGAGCAGAAGTATGTAGTCACTGTAGTAGCCATGCTATGGCCCAGCTAGCAAGGGACTTGCATCTATCCCATATAATGTGCGAGAACACCTTGTCAGAAGAAGGAGGTCGCTCAGCTGCGTAGGGGAGAATTGTTTTAAACTAGGATGCGTAATAACGAGGTCCCAATCTCCTAAGAATTTTTAGTCGTAGAAAAATAAGCATGAGGTTGTGAACTTCCTTTTAAATAgtgagattttattttctagtGTCCGGTATTTGATCTGGAAAGAAACATTCAGTTCTCTGGATACTGGCAAACAGTGAGCCGAAAAGGTGGCATCACCATACCGGTGAGCATTGTAATTTCTATATGCAGAATTATTTAATGTCTTAGTCGTACATTGAACTGgtattctgaaaaaattatccagACGCATTTATCAACCTTGTCTCTAGTTCAGATATAATAATGAGTTATATTTTCAGAGAGAAAGGTATCCGCGTGGCTTCTTTGTAGTTTTGGTAGTAAAAGGAGATGACAGTGACTGTAAGGGAAATCAAGTGCAGAGTCATCCAGGAACTAAAAAAGTGTCATTATCCATAGAACCAAGCATAACAAAACAGGACTATATATTTGCTTCCTCCATAGTTGTATCAGTTTTAATAGGATTTTGCATTTTCTATATCATCGGAGTTATTGCATTCAGGATCAGAGAGGGTAGAATGTTAAGAGAACAACTACTATCCGATCAAGACGAAGCAGAGCGAACACACAGTACCGAGGGTCCATCTTCAATGGGCGAGGTAACatacaataaataaagttaGTGTAAACTGTCATCTGGTTGTTGccatcaaataattttcaaaaggtATTTAAAACTTTCAGCTCGGCCCTAGTCAATGGGCTTCCATAGACGAAGACTCTTCTTTGGATGAAGATGACATAGATATGTTGGAGGACGCACTTTCTGACAAAGAAATTATAAGAACTAGACGAGTGCTCTCAGTTTGTGATCTTGCTCGAAAAGATCCTCGAATTTTGAGGCATAAATCTCGTTTGTACGTATATTATCTCGGTACTATAGCCGTATTTTATACGCTACCAGTTATTCAATTGGTTGTGACCTACCAGCAAGTTCTGCATGTGACTGGCAATCAAGATTTGTGCTACTACAATTTTTTGTGCGCGCATCCTCTGGGACTGTTGTCGGACTTCAATCATGTCTTTTCGAACTTAGGATACGTGATTCTAGGCTTATTGTTTATACTTCTTACCTATGTCAGAGAACATAGAGAAacaaatgaagaaagaaataaaagttttggCATACCGCAACATTATGGGTTGTTCTATGCTATGGGTGCTGCCCTTATTATGGAAGGCGTTTTATCAGGCAGTTATCACGTCTGCCCGAATCACAGCAATTTCCAATTCGGTACGTTTGTATCAATCGACGGAAATTATATTTCAGGCCAGCTTTCAAAACTGAGATTTGGAATTTGATAAACTTTCATGTTTCCtacaaacaaaattcaatatcgATTTTCTGGgttattacaaaataattttaactTCGTATCAGGCCTCACAATCATACGCGATAAAAGAAAACTTCTTAATATATGCTATCATAATTGTCTTTATTTTTAGACACAAGTTTCATGTATATAATGGCGGTTCTCTGCATGGTGAAGATCTATCAGACGCGACATCCTGACATCAATGCACGAGCCCCGGTTACATTTGGTGTTCTAGCATTTGCTATTTTCCTAGGTTTAATCGGGGTTCTAGATggttcgaaatatttttggataatatttacaatcatACATCTTACCGCTTGCTTAGCTCTGACGGCACAGATTTATTACATGGGTCGATGGAGATTTGATAGAGGACTACCTCTGAGAGTTTTTGTGGTaagaaataatcaaattaGAAGATTGCTAAATAAATACAAagttcgtttgaaattttatatggTTTAGTTTAACACGGATATATGTGTCACAATAAGTTAATATTATAACACTTTCTGATCAGATAATGAGACACGATGCTCGTGCTGGCGTCACGAATTTGCTACGGCCAGTATATGGTGGAAGATTAGTGCTATTAATTATTGCCAATGTCTGTAATGTGCTGCTGGCAGTATATGGGAATATGCATCACGATAAAGACTTTGACACTTACTTATTGGCAGTATTAATGGCTAATCTACTTCTCTACACTTTCTTCTACATTGTAATGAAGGTATGTCTTAACtctaatattataattttgaatccAACATGCAGTTGTCTCACCTAAGAATTGTATCATGGTGTTACTTATCgttaattgataaatcttaAACCATTAATTACAATTACCTGCTGATATACATTGAAATAcgttacaaaatatatatttattttttagcTGTGCCACCGAGAGCGAATCTTACTACAACCTCTTATCTACATTATTCTATCTTTCTTGACTTGGGCAGCAGCCATGTACTTTTTCATTCGCAAATCAATATCCTGGGCCCTAACTCCTGCACAATCTAGAATTTATAATAAGCCGTGcgaattgttaaatttttttgacccgCATGATATTTGGCACTTCTTATCAGCTTTAGCTATGTTCTTCTCATTTATGGTGCTATTAACATTAGATGATGATTTAGTGGACGTACATAGAAGTCAGATTCCCGTcttttagaaaaaaaggtCGTAGTTAATTGTgaacaattatttaaatttatgtCAATGGACTTAGTTCCTATGCCATCGCAGCAATCACAGCAAATTGGTGCATAGATTATTCCTTttacattttcgaatttataatttgtatattatcatcattgtaCATATTGTAATGAATTTATATAAGTTTTTAAAATACGGAGTTGCGCGTGACAAAACGATATTATATACAATCCGTCGTGTTGGTGATGAGTGAAGAACTAAAGAAAccaaacttaaaaaaaaattttatgcgatttttctaaaaataaatatattatctCTTTATATTCccaatttttcatattacaATGTAGGTAATGAACACTGCCATAGCAAATATGCACATCAAGAACATGTACATTATTCCAGCACGATAtttatcatttaaaaaattcgactgacttggaaaaatgatttcattttaCATATATCAGTAAATAATTactaattgaaattttctataaacgctgtattttttttttcatctttagTTATAACAGTAATAACAAATAGGATGTCTTAGAAGAATATTTACAACAAATGAGTCCTAAAAGTGTTACATACACCAGGTATGTGGCTATTTTAAATATGTGACATGGATTGACTATGACGAAGCACTAGAATCATTGTGATGTTCTTCTCCAGACGTTTCAAGCTGTGAGAGAGTTCGCAGAAGTTCGGCACGTTCACCAGCTTGCAGTCTGTGCGCGATTTCTATAACTGCATCTAATCTCACGTCTGGACAACATTCAAGGGCCTCCTTAACCCGAGTGAGAACCGCGTTCCTCCGTACGCAATTAATATTACGGCTTAGAACACTGCCTTCAGTTTCATTCTGGCTTATTAACCACTTGGCTACAGCCTCATCCTGGTCCCACAGATAAGACTCTGTAGCACCTCTGTCTTCTACGAACCAGCGTCTCAGCATAGAAACTACTGTTCCAACACCCAAGCTAGGCTGTGTTGACAAGACATCGTTTATGGCATCACACTCCAGGAGTTTACGTCTGAGTCTCCAATATAACATGCGGCGTGCTGTTTTCCATGGAATTATTTCACTAATGACACCCTTCTCCAACATTCTTTCAGGAGTATCATGAAGATCGGCAAAGTGAACAGCGACTTGGTGATACATGGGATCCAAGATCTGTTCTCTTTTCCGGATTTCGCTTTCCAGGTTAGCACGTTCTTCAGCGGAGGTTGaactcgatattttttcctGAATTGACATGGTAAGGTTGAAGATCAATATTCATGGTTGGACGTAAGCATTGAAAAATCATTGTCAGTTACATTGCTCAAGACTTGTGAAATTGCtaaacgtaaatatttttaaataccttGAAGTTACGTATGACAGGGTCAACTCTATGCATGGTtttaattatatctttgtttCTAAATTTGATTTCGACGATTCCTTCTGGTTCTAATACACCTCCACGGCTTGTTGTGTCGGCAAACATTTCCATATGCCTGGGGTTTATAGATGGATCAACAACTGCCCATGCACCACCTCTTAGTTCTCCATTTGGAGGGATGTACACTATCACTGGTCTGGTATACTCTTTTAACGCATCAACAATGTAAGCACCAAACTTAACAACTTGCTCGTACATGTCTGTTGAACAAAACGTGAATTAATGAACATACGGAAACTTTGATAATTGTTAGTAAAAAAAACCATTCTTCAATTTACCTTTCATACCACCCGAAAAACCACGCCAGTTAGCAAAGATGAAAAGAGGCAGTTCTTCTTTGCCAAAATCACGAATAGCCTGAGCAGTTTTATATGCACTGTCTGGAAACCAGACTTGACCCGCCTGTGAAACTGTCTTTGCTTCAGAGTCCAAATTTGCGGGATCTGCTGGTAAATGCAGTTCGACAGTTCGTGTTTCTACGGCTATCACACCGCAAGGGATACCTCCAAGTCTAGCACGTCCAGTTACCACAGTTTGTGCCCAAGGCCGCATAATTTCCTACAagtaattgaattgaaattgaattaagTGCACGATGACGTTAATTGTAACTGCAATGGATCATAATTCGTCGCTAACGTATTCTAATCTTACCTGCCATGaaccacgatcgaaaaatccACTTTCCCAAGCCGCAGCGTCAATGGGAGAATGTCTTCCTTCAAGCATCCACCTGGGATCATAGGGAGCCTTGGTAGGAACATATCCAATTTCTCGGTCAATTGGATCTGGATGTGGTGCAGAGAGAATAGGAAGCTGGGCTCCTTTAGATTTAGGTACATAGCTAATCCATCTGAGTACAGTGGCTATACCATCTAAATCTCTTGGTTCAGTTGCGTGTGAAACACCGTTATTGTGCATTATTTGAATTCCACCCAATTGATTATTACTAGCGTAAACCTCACGACCCAACACTGTATTCAGTGCTCTATACCCGGTTAATATAATGTGCGAGTTCTCAATTTGTATAACTCGTTGCCCAAGTCGCAATAAATAAGAACCAATACCAATTGCACGGCATGAGACAACTGATATTGTAACCACCTACAAAGCAGAAAAATTAATCCATGACATATATTATTCGtcacggaaaaattttcactaaataatatttaaaacaattttatctacaaaaatattgacaaaaatttagtCATCAACTAGGAAAGTTGggaatatcaacaagtacaAACCTCGTTATATGCTTGAGACGTTTCACCAGCAATCATACCAGCATATTTAAGATTTTCTACTCCCAGTCCATCATCTTTGCCTATAATATCAGTTATCTTGTAGCGAGGCTCACCATTGTCTTCAATTAATGATGCCTTAATTGAATTATGCGGTGCTAATCTAGCATAGTCGTCAGGAGTTACATAGATGTATTTGAAGCCTTTTTCAGGCTCGTTTTCATCCTCCCACGAAATTCTGAACAAGCCTTTCACCTAGTTCAACCAACGAATtatttggcgaaaattttacattctgATGTGTTTTCTAGGTCAGTCAATTGGTGAAATACAGCAACTAAATGCACGATAGATtctaaaatgaatgaaatctAAAGTAAAGTTCACGGACGTACCTCTTCAGCAAGACCAATTCTGGCACCAGAATTCGCCGAGAAGTAAATTCTTGGAATTCCAAGATCTCTAGCTGTTTCAGATGCTCTACAAAATACGAGATCTTCTTTTGGTCCAAACGAACCAATTTGGAAAGTCAAATCATTTGCAATAAGTATGATATCTCTTCCAGCTGGGTACTCTGGGGTGTAAAGTCTGAGTTTCCATGCGACCATGCCAACGTCGTTTTCACCAGGTAATCGCTTTTGTTCTACTAAATTTTCACCGTCCAAAACAAGTTCGACACAGTCCAATACCGGGCTCGGAATCTTGATATTTTCTGTTCAAGTATACGAAATTTTCACTCAAACACaaatgtgtataatttttgttcgtgGGCCAGAGTTTAAATTTTCTATTAGTAGTAGTTAACATTTCAACCAACCTGAGGTAGGTCTTTCCTCAATGTATTTCTCCCAGAACTTCTCAATTTGTTGACGGAACATATCCGGTAAATCATACACATAAGTAGTTCCCGAACTCTGTGCTTGGAACCGTTTAGCCTGGAGATAATCTTTGGTCAGGTAAGGTGTAGAAATAGGCAAACCATGCATTGGTCCTGGTCGCCAGTTCGCATTAACTGCCGTAGATCCATAAGACTCAAAACGGATAATACCAGTCTTGGGTTCCGTAGCCTCAGTATAAAGGTGTAGATCAATGCTATATCCACTATCATTTGCAATACAAAGACGAACGTTTGAAGTTGGTCTTCCTGGTGCTGGACGAATTGTCATTTTTATCTCAGCCTATGAGATAAATATGTGAATTAAATGTTTAAACATCGGATTATGTGGATAATTTGAATACACCAACTAATAACTTTTGTAATAAGATAACTAGATTTTAAAGTTTCAGTTAAATTTCTTTATACTTACTTGTCTAACTCGTAATTTCCACAGTCTAGGACCATATCTGAGCACCATGCTCGTAACACTTTCTTCAATTCTGCCTGGATCCATTATAACAGTTGGTGCAAAGTTCAAGAATATATGGTTGCAATCCGTGCGTTTTGCTAGGGGATGAGAAAAGGCTACTTCAAGCTCGTCCATTGCTTCCAATAGTACTCGTTCACCTTCGTTATGCAAGTAATCAAAGCTAGCCTCCTTTGTGATGAGATCTGAGTGACGTATAATGGAACGGATGAAGAAGCGATAGTCTGTAACTTGCTGGCCCTTGGCAACCTGGAgatacggtaaaaaaaattgaattttaatctATAGGACCATTATCTTCAAAGGCTTGTCCAAATTCGCTAATATTATTCCATGGGAATCAAGATTTGAGTGAAGACTAATAATGAACAAAAGATCTATGCACCTTAGCTTGTCCTAAATAGAGATGCATCTTTTGATTTGATGTAGGTAAAGCTTCAAGGTCATAAGTCCGCATTCTGTTAAGTTCCAACTGGAAGGCACAGCCTGGTTCAAGATGTCTGTAAATACGATCTTCAATAAATCCGTCACGTTGtcggaaagtgaaaaattttggaaactgCCTCTTTTTTAGGGCAGCAAATGTCACTCTTCTGATTCCACGAGTAATTAACTCCTCTTTGTTAGTCGCGCACCAGTCTCCGAACAGTCTGGACATGACTGCGTCGTCTTGATTACCATTATCTTGTACAGCAATGCTTAATATGTGAACAGGTTCCGCAGGTATTTCACCTCCCTCAGCAATACCTGTTTCACCAGTACTCAGAGAAACATTGATCGACGTACTGTGCCGAGATTCACTTCCAGCAGTTTCTACAGCCTCGAGAACTTTGGCAGAAACTGTATTTCGGGACGACAAGTCTTCTAGCAGGTCAAGTACCTCATCAGAGTACTGGCTAAACTCTTCGAGATCTTTGAAGGCAGCCATAGCTCCTGTTCTATGATTGACAAGAGTAAGATTCTGGCGATTTGGATGATTGTTCGGcaaaagaaattgaaagtgAACTAAAGGTATTTCTCCAGATAGTTCTAGGTGCTGCAGACATGCTAATTCGTAACTGATGTAAGCTCTGCGAACGTAAACTTCCAAAGCAGCATTGCAGACAGCACGGTTCGAGTGATAAAAGAAATCGTGTAGTATATCGAATATAGAAGTTTCAGAAAGTATCAGCTTCTGGAGATTCTCAGGATGAAAATCATGTCCATACATATCGACTGCAGATAAGAATATGGATTCCATCTGATTATGTCTCAGTTCGTATGCAGGTTGATGTGCTGCTATCAAGACTTGCCTAGCTCTTAGAGCCACTCTGCTGTGTTCGGTGCGATTTAAACTTGTTAATTCAGTCAGTGTACTGGCCAGCTCGTCTGTAAGCCCAGGTTCGTTAGCCCACAAGTGATCAATGAGCATAGTAACCAagacatttttcttttgtacaTGATTGTGACTGAAAATAGTAGCAGTGACCATACTCATTTCATCTTTATGCTGTTCCCTCAAAGCCGACACACACTTGTCATAATGTCCTTGTTGGAATTGGCTTTCAACTGTGTAGTACTGCCGTAGAAGTTCGTGAACCGCTGTTTTCATCCTGCCACGAATACCATTGCGATATCTTTGCACCAGTTGAACAATACCTTGAGTCGTCAAGAAGAAAACGTCTCTGTCCGTTCGTTTGGAAAGGGTGGCGGCATGTCCGTCAATTACAGACGCAATTTGCTGGCTTGGAAACTGGGCTAAAACTGAAGTGATGTTTCTTTCGTATAAGGTCATGTATTTTCTGATCTTTTTCTCTACAGATACGGGAATTCTTCCAGAGATAGTGGAGATCACTTCTTGGAGCTCTAGTAGGGGTAAGCTAGGATCGCGCAGGGAATTCATGAACTTTTCAATCAGTTCCCGGAGCCTCGGTAGATGGTAAGGATCGGGCAAACAGTATCCAGCAAGGGTATTTTCCAAAGCGCTTCTATATTTAGCGTGAAGTTGGTTGAGTTTTTCAGGAATAGCAGGCGCAATTGGTGCTGGGAATTGCCCAGTGTATTCTTGCGCTTTGCTGACTAGTGAAGGATCATCTAATTCCAAATGGGCAATCAATGTTCCTGCATCTAAGATTGCACCAGGTCGTTTAACGTAAAACAAACTACCAGCTTCTCCAGCCGTCACCGTCATAACCATCTTCATTACTTCTATTTCAGCATATGCTTGACCACGATCAATATGGCCACCATCCTCTACCAGAAAACTGATAAGTTTACCAGCTGAAGGTGATCTCAACAATGACGGATCATTATCCTTTTCAAATATACATGTCTGGTTGCCAATTACTATTCTGTACCGATCAACTTCCTCTCTCATGTAGGTCGTGAAACTTGATCCCTCCATTGAAAGTAGTAAACCTCCGTCCGAAAGTCTATGAATCTCCACTTCTTTATAGGAACCATTCATTACAAGGAAGTAGGAGTTTGGGCCTGATTTAGCTGTCTGTACTTTGTATTTGAACCCATCATTGATAAGTTCAACCTGAAAATAGTTTTGGTATTAATTTTCaggaattttatttgtatCTTTTTCATCATTAATGATTAGTAACAGATATGCAATGCAAAACTTACCTCACAAACGTTGTCCAAGTCATTGCTGGCTTGGATTTGACCCTTTTCTAAGGCTGTTTGAAAACCATTAAATGCAGCTGTGATTGTTCTATCAGCGATATGTAACGCCCCACAAGTCACGGCCAGCAAAACGTCTGGTTTATCACTTTGAACACGTTCAGCAATGAGTAAGTCAAGCCACGCGGTATCAAAGCTGTTTGACTGGAAGGATTCAGTTTCGAGAAGTGTTATGAGGTACTCTACCGTGGTTCTAAAATCACCTCTGATACTCAATTCTTTTAAAGCAACAACTAAATTTTCGCTAGCTTGATTACGGTCTTCACCCCATGAAAAACAATGACCAAATTGCGAGTCGGCAAATTCGTGCAATCCTCCAGATGCACCGACTGAAAAATATCCCCAGACGTTTTTCGACGATCTGAAATTGAGCTCTTGCACCGTTCCTGAACTTGGCTTAAATCCTGAAATGATTATAAGTTTCGTTAATGCttggaatttttaaaaaatatctataaatgaaaatttgttttaaaaaaagtatgaaataatatttgaaaaatttatggaTGTTTACAAGCATATCACCTTCATCTGGATTTTCACTTGTGATTCTGGCAGCGATGACATGACCCCAAGGTTGTGGTTTGTGCCTTGGTTGATCGAAATCAATGGGAGTATCACCCCATGGACTTTCCCCGTACAAAAGCCGAATATCCTTTATATGATGCAAAGGCAACCCCATTGCAACTT
It encodes the following:
- the LOC124304073 gene encoding acetyl-CoA carboxylase isoform X4, giving the protein MIYYLRKSYGSVSLREVEQPLDPPRQESNGDPPEDSHEDPNHPQDRVSYPEEKVGVVQQPQEIMAESGEPVSFVVGDPDPDEELEIDDRFPGSEGNASAMQPILPGLAERRKRLRPSMSQGTVMIQAQSRQLEKDFTVATPEEFVRRFGGTQVINKVLIANNGIAAVKCMRSIRRWSYEMFKNERAIRFVVMVTPEDLKANAEYIKMADQYVPVPGGSNNNNYANVELIIDIAVRTQVQAVWAGWGHASENPKLPELLHKNNIIFIGPSERAMWALGDKIASSIVAQTADVPTLPWSGSELKAHYSGKKIKISSELFKKGCVSSVEECLAAASKIGFPIMVKASEGGGGKGIRKVDNAEELPSLFRQVQTEIPGSPIFIMKLAKCARHLEVQLLADNYGNAISLFGRDCSIQRRHQKIIEEAPAVIAKPEVFEEMEKAAVRLAKMVGYVSAGTVEYLYDTSGRYYFLELNPRLQVEHPCTEMVSDVNLPAAQLQVAMGLPLHHIKDIRLLYGESPWGDTPIDFDQPRHKPQPWGHVIAARITSENPDEGFKPSSGTVQELNFRSSKNVWGYFSVGASGGLHEFADSQFGHCFSWGEDRNQASENLVVALKELSIRGDFRTTVEYLITLLETESFQSNSFDTAWLDLLIAERVQSDKPDVLLAVTCGALHIADRTITAAFNGFQTALEKGQIQASNDLDNVCEVELINDGFKYKVQTAKSGPNSYFLVMNGSYKEVEIHRLSDGGLLLSMEGSSFTTYMREEVDRYRIVIGNQTCIFEKDNDPSLLRSPSAGKLISFLVEDGGHIDRGQAYAEIEVMKMVMTVTAGEAGSLFYVKRPGAILDAGTLIAHLELDDPSLVSKAQEYTGQFPAPIAPAIPEKLNQLHAKYRSALENTLAGYCLPDPYHLPRLRELIEKFMNSLRDPSLPLLELQEVISTISGRIPVSVEKKIRKYMTLYERNITSVLAQFPSQQIASVIDGHAATLSKRTDRDVFFLTTQGIVQLVQRYRNGIRGRMKTAVHELLRQYYTVESQFQQGHYDKCVSALREQHKDEMSMVTATIFSHNHVQKKNVLVTMLIDHLWANEPGLTDELASTLTELTSLNRTEHSRVALRARQVLIAAHQPAYELRHNQMESIFLSAVDMYGHDFHPENLQKLILSETSIFDILHDFFYHSNRAVCNAALEVYVRRAYISYELACLQHLELSGEIPLVHFQFLLPNNHPNRQNLTLVNHRTGAMAAFKDLEEFSQYSDEVLDLLEDLSSRNTVSAKVLEAVETAGSESRHSTSINVSLSTGETGIAEGGEIPAEPVHILSIAVQDNGNQDDAVMSRLFGDWCATNKEELITRGIRRVTFAALKKRQFPKFFTFRQRDGFIEDRIYRHLEPGCAFQLELNRMRTYDLEALPTSNQKMHLYLGQAKVAKGQQVTDYRFFIRSIIRHSDLITKEASFDYLHNEGERVLLEAMDELEVAFSHPLAKRTDCNHIFLNFAPTVIMDPGRIEESVTSMVLRYGPRLWKLRVRQAEIKMTIRPAPGRPTSNVRLCIANDSGYSIDLHLYTEATEPKTGIIRFESYGSTAVNANWRPGPMHGLPISTPYLTKDYLQAKRFQAQSSGTTYVYDLPDMFRQQIEKFWEKYIEERPTSENIKIPSPVLDCVELVLDGENLVEQKRLPGENDVGMVAWKLRLYTPEYPAGRDIILIANDLTFQIGSFGPKEDLVFCRASETARDLGIPRIYFSANSGARIGLAEEVKGLFRISWEDENEPEKGFKYIYVTPDDYARLAPHNSIKASLIEDNGEPRYKITDIIGKDDGLGVENLKYAGMIAGETSQAYNEVVTISVVSCRAIGIGSYLLRLGQRVIQIENSHIILTGYRALNTVLGREVYASNNQLGGIQIMHNNGVSHATEPRDLDGIATVLRWISYVPKSKGAQLPILSAPHPDPIDREIGYVPTKAPYDPRWMLEGRHSPIDAAAWESGFFDRGSWQEIMRPWAQTVVTGRARLGGIPCGVIAVETRTVELHLPADPANLDSEAKTVSQAGQVWFPDSAYKTAQAIRDFGKEELPLFIFANWRGFSGGMKDMYEQVVKFGAYIVDALKEYTRPVIVYIPPNGELRGGAWAVVDPSINPRHMEMFADTTSRGGVLEPEGIVEIKFRNKDIIKTMHRVDPVIRNFKEKISSSTSAEERANLESEIRKREQILDPMYHQVAVHFADLHDTPERMLEKGVISEIIPWKTARRMLYWRLRRKLLECDAINDVLSTQPSLGVGTVVSMLRRWFVEDRGATESYLWDQDEAVAKWLISQNETEGSVLSRNINCVRRNAVLTRVKEALECCPDVRLDAVIEIAHRLQAGERAELLRTLSQLETSGEEHHNDSSASS